A region from the Mycolicibacterium phlei genome encodes:
- a CDS encoding endonuclease domain-containing protein — MRPFVGTEALAAGVVTRYQLKTRYRAIFRNVYVAAEHDVSPVDKAIGAWLWSGRRATAAGLSAAALHGTRWISSKSPAELNQPSRHKTPGILLHSDTLAEDEVCVLRGVPATTPARTAFDLGRRGGVETAVIRIDALIHATRLKTEAVESVIAQHRGARGLVQLRTVLKLSDPGAESPQETRTRLVLTEAGLRPTHTQIEVYDGYDQIGRIDMGYPRWKVGVEYDGIQHWTDPWVRNRDIHRQADFDRLGWRIVRVNADMLRYRRDLIVSRTRAALEAAGADLSASNVSL; from the coding sequence CGCTACCGGGCTATCTTTCGCAACGTCTACGTCGCGGCGGAACACGACGTCTCGCCGGTCGACAAGGCGATCGGCGCGTGGCTGTGGTCGGGACGACGCGCGACGGCAGCCGGTCTGTCCGCAGCAGCGCTGCACGGCACACGCTGGATCAGTTCGAAATCTCCCGCCGAGCTCAACCAGCCGAGTCGGCACAAGACGCCGGGCATCCTGCTGCACTCCGACACCCTCGCCGAGGACGAGGTGTGCGTGCTCAGAGGGGTGCCCGCGACGACACCGGCGCGAACGGCGTTCGACCTGGGACGCCGTGGCGGTGTTGAGACAGCGGTGATCCGAATCGACGCGCTGATCCACGCGACACGTCTGAAAACCGAGGCCGTCGAGTCGGTGATCGCTCAGCACCGAGGTGCTCGTGGCCTGGTGCAGCTGCGCACCGTGCTCAAGCTGAGCGATCCCGGCGCGGAGTCACCCCAGGAGACCAGGACCCGGCTGGTGCTCACCGAAGCCGGTCTGCGCCCGACGCACACCCAGATCGAGGTCTACGACGGCTACGACCAGATCGGCCGCATCGACATGGGCTATCCGCGATGGAAGGTGGGCGTCGAATACGACGGGATTCAGCACTGGACCGACCCGTGGGTCCGCAACCGCGACATCCACCGGCAGGCCGACTTCGATCGGCTGGGCTGGCGGATCGTGCGCGTCAACGCCGACATGTTGAGGTACCGGCGCGACCTCATCGTCTCCCGCACGCGCGCGGCGTTAGAGGCCGCCGGCGCTGACCTCTCGGCGTCGAACGTGAGCTTGTGA
- a CDS encoding RDD family protein, translating into MARTVGSWMSGPDPTSDDPDYYPGKRLGLPESGPGSIARFGRRIAALLIDWFIAYGLVSLFVSLAGISREVFLYTGLGSTGIAVVWVVLGIISVRLFGFTPGQYVMGLRVASIDHRQHVGIGRATVRGLLVFFVIPALFTDKDFRGYQDRFTNTAVVLR; encoded by the coding sequence ATGGCCCGAACAGTGGGGTCCTGGATGTCGGGCCCGGATCCGACCAGTGACGATCCCGATTACTACCCCGGTAAACGCCTCGGACTGCCCGAAAGCGGTCCCGGCTCGATCGCACGGTTCGGCAGGCGCATCGCCGCACTGCTGATCGACTGGTTCATCGCATACGGGCTGGTCTCGCTGTTTGTCTCGCTCGCAGGCATCAGCCGAGAGGTGTTCCTCTACACCGGGCTGGGGTCGACGGGGATCGCGGTCGTGTGGGTGGTGCTCGGCATCATCTCGGTGCGCCTGTTCGGGTTCACGCCCGGCCAGTATGTGATGGGTCTGCGGGTCGCCTCGATCGACCACCGCCAGCACGTCGGCATCGGCCGCGCGACAGTGCGCGGGCTGTTGGTGTTCTTCGTCATACCCGCGCTGTTCACCGACAAGGACTTCCGCGGATACCAGGACCGGTTCACCAACACCGCCGTCGTGTTGCGCTAG